A region from the Sandaracinus amylolyticus genome encodes:
- a CDS encoding M48 family metallopeptidase has protein sequence MDERLYPAPPPRLPPGYLGSSFSYRAQALGVLLAMGTFVAVYVALLACTVGALRWVVVHVPPRDLPIFLFLFWVGAIVALGLVLLFLLKGLLVRQARARDEWIELLPAREPVLFAFLARLAKEVGAPVPRRVYVAPDVNAAVFQDTTLLSLVLPSRKQLVIGLGLINSLDLRELKAVLAHELGHFSQRSMRLGSYVYFGQQILVQLVAGRDAVDVAIDQLRFASRRELSLVGWTAYGLVASMRAVLATTYRLVTLADRALSREMELHADRVAIAAAGSDATVRLLGRVAYGQACLDHAMSELAHAGDHALFTTDLYAHQLRAAETLPDEAFRAEWARLDAPLGPDLPPLFPPGADDARPSMWATHPPNAAREDAARAPWIDAARSAGDETSAWALFADPDGLRQRMTMQLFRRMHPGRTLRFSDPTTVERFLVEERESAKLDERHRGAYGQRLIALLPLDEIFARASASAMSADAVERARIELYGPDHTRAVARAEAILRELESLSRALAHAEQEGRSSVTVRGFERPLEEVRDVAMPLEAELEALGSARDAWDRRVAEVHARMAADLGPDATNELRARYAFHLAIQDLRRGLHRAAALLHPAIEAAGVQVALAPHVQEHAMRLALDARGVVAEVLAHAGTLTPPALPGLAADRGGAQPERLARVLLPEPLISDPRLMEARVSREVIERLARQHGEVLDRLERVRRKSLAGLVASQDAIAARWSSARRTSA, from the coding sequence ATGGACGAGCGACTGTATCCCGCGCCCCCGCCGCGACTGCCGCCGGGCTATCTCGGGTCCTCCTTCTCGTACCGCGCCCAAGCGCTCGGTGTGCTGCTCGCGATGGGCACCTTCGTCGCGGTCTACGTCGCGCTGCTCGCGTGCACGGTCGGCGCGCTGCGCTGGGTGGTCGTGCACGTGCCACCGCGCGATCTCCCGATCTTCCTCTTCTTGTTCTGGGTCGGCGCGATCGTCGCGCTCGGGCTCGTGCTGCTCTTCCTGCTGAAGGGCCTGCTCGTGCGTCAGGCGCGTGCGCGCGACGAGTGGATCGAGCTGCTCCCCGCGCGCGAGCCAGTGCTCTTCGCGTTCTTGGCGCGCCTCGCGAAGGAGGTCGGCGCGCCGGTCCCGAGGCGCGTCTACGTCGCGCCCGACGTGAACGCCGCGGTGTTCCAGGACACGACGCTGCTCTCGCTCGTCCTGCCCTCGCGCAAGCAGCTCGTCATCGGTCTCGGTCTGATCAACTCGCTCGATCTGCGCGAGCTCAAGGCCGTGCTCGCGCACGAGCTCGGGCACTTCTCGCAGCGCTCGATGCGGCTCGGCAGCTACGTCTACTTCGGCCAGCAGATCCTCGTGCAGCTGGTCGCGGGGCGCGACGCGGTCGACGTCGCGATCGATCAGCTGCGCTTCGCGTCGCGCCGCGAGCTCAGCCTCGTCGGCTGGACCGCGTACGGGCTCGTGGCCTCGATGCGCGCGGTGCTCGCGACGACGTACCGGCTGGTCACCCTCGCCGACCGCGCGCTCTCGCGCGAGATGGAGCTCCACGCCGATCGTGTCGCGATCGCGGCAGCAGGGAGCGACGCGACGGTGCGACTGCTCGGGCGCGTCGCGTACGGCCAGGCGTGCCTCGATCACGCGATGTCGGAGCTCGCGCACGCGGGCGATCACGCGCTCTTCACGACGGATCTCTACGCGCACCAGCTACGCGCCGCGGAGACGCTGCCCGACGAGGCGTTCCGCGCCGAGTGGGCCCGGCTCGACGCGCCGCTGGGGCCCGATCTGCCGCCGCTCTTCCCGCCGGGCGCCGACGACGCGCGGCCTTCGATGTGGGCGACCCATCCGCCGAACGCGGCGCGCGAGGACGCGGCGCGCGCACCGTGGATCGACGCCGCGCGCAGCGCGGGCGACGAGACGTCGGCGTGGGCGCTGTTCGCCGATCCCGACGGGCTCCGCCAGCGCATGACGATGCAGCTCTTCCGGCGCATGCATCCCGGGCGCACGCTGCGGTTCAGCGATCCCACGACGGTCGAGCGCTTCCTCGTCGAGGAGCGCGAGAGCGCGAAGCTGGACGAGCGACACCGCGGCGCATACGGGCAGCGCCTGATCGCGTTGCTGCCGCTCGACGAGATCTTCGCGCGTGCGAGCGCATCGGCGATGTCGGCCGACGCCGTCGAGCGTGCGCGCATCGAGCTCTACGGGCCCGATCACACGCGCGCGGTCGCGCGCGCCGAGGCGATCCTGCGCGAGCTCGAGTCGCTCTCGCGGGCGCTCGCACACGCGGAGCAGGAGGGGCGCTCGAGCGTGACGGTGCGCGGCTTCGAGCGACCGCTCGAGGAGGTGCGCGACGTCGCGATGCCGCTCGAGGCCGAGCTCGAAGCGCTGGGCTCGGCGCGCGACGCGTGGGACCGCCGCGTCGCCGAGGTGCACGCGCGCATGGCCGCGGACCTCGGGCCCGACGCGACGAACGAGCTGCGCGCGCGGTACGCGTTCCACCTCGCGATCCAGGATCTGCGCCGCGGGCTGCACCGCGCGGCGGCGCTGCTGCATCCCGCGATCGAGGCCGCGGGCGTGCAGGTCGCGCTCGCGCCGCACGTGCAAGAGCATGCGATGCGGCTCGCGCTCGACGCGCGCGGCGTGGTCGCGGAGGTGCTCGCGCACGCAGGCACGCTCACGCCGCCGGCGCTGCCGGGCCTCGCTGCGGATCGCGGCGGAGCACAGCCGGAGCGGCTCGCGCGCGTGCTGCTGCCCGAGCCGCTGATCTCCGACCCGCGGCTGATGGAGGCGCGCGTCTCCCGCGAGGTGATCGAGCGTCTCGCGCGACAGCACGGCGAGGTGCTGGATCGGCTCGAGCGCGTCCGGCGCAAGAGCCTCGCCGGGCTGGTCGCGTCGCAGGACGCGATCGCGGCGCGCTGGTCGAGCGCGCGGCGCACGAGCGCGTGA
- a CDS encoding DUF2330 domain-containing protein, with protein sequence MSTNDRRWTSCMGALGIALGASLLAPDRASACGGFFCQNVPMDQAGENILFSIEGDGTLTTHVQILYSGEADAFAWILPLPSVPELDVGSDELFRQLGQRTATRFDLASRTDGTCRYPPERCELDGTDDGPWPAPGAVADAGASFADAGGGVTVHFRGAVGPYDAVVLQSGSADELFAWLDENEYRIPDSSRPLVADYVAARHVFVALKLLANASTREIQPIVLRYREGQPCVPIRLTAIATIPDMPIIAYFLADRYATPNNYSRVEPTYDDVRLWRDFSYYPTYVSNLIDDAGGRGFVPEFAGRTPDLFLELPSVSDLATLTDPTDLLQQLRGRGFVGDSQLLGILARFLPPPAMYASDPSQYYNCLFFSWGSAATCGFDGELDAAGLVAALETQIVEPRREAQQMLARHARLTRLFTTMSADEMTLDPTFSLDSGLPDVSNAHVATVVTECSEQYLHWTAPQRIELPSGRAERWREGIAYGGSDEDLCDDMRSGDFAPWTSEDRLRATAARRALRPGGGGPRCAASASSRAGGASVLLAVGVVIALAITRRRR encoded by the coding sequence ATGAGCACCAACGATCGTCGGTGGACGTCGTGCATGGGCGCGCTCGGGATCGCGCTCGGCGCATCGCTGCTCGCGCCCGATCGCGCGTCCGCGTGCGGCGGGTTCTTCTGCCAGAACGTCCCGATGGATCAGGCGGGCGAGAACATCCTCTTCTCGATCGAGGGGGACGGCACGCTCACCACGCACGTGCAGATCCTCTACTCGGGCGAGGCCGACGCGTTCGCGTGGATCCTCCCGCTCCCGAGCGTGCCCGAGCTCGACGTCGGCAGCGACGAGCTCTTCCGCCAGCTCGGCCAGCGCACCGCGACGCGCTTCGATCTCGCGAGCCGCACCGACGGCACCTGCCGCTACCCGCCCGAGCGCTGCGAGCTCGACGGCACCGACGACGGCCCGTGGCCCGCGCCCGGCGCGGTCGCCGACGCCGGCGCTTCGTTCGCCGACGCGGGCGGCGGCGTGACCGTCCACTTCCGCGGCGCGGTCGGTCCGTACGACGCGGTCGTGCTGCAGTCGGGCTCGGCCGACGAGCTCTTCGCGTGGCTCGACGAGAACGAGTACCGCATCCCCGACTCGTCGCGCCCGCTCGTCGCGGACTACGTCGCGGCGCGCCACGTCTTCGTCGCGCTGAAGCTCCTCGCGAACGCGAGCACCCGCGAGATCCAGCCGATCGTGCTGCGCTATCGCGAGGGCCAGCCGTGCGTGCCGATCCGCCTGACCGCGATCGCGACGATCCCCGACATGCCGATCATCGCGTACTTCCTCGCCGATCGGTACGCGACGCCGAACAACTACTCGCGCGTCGAGCCCACGTACGACGACGTCCGGCTGTGGCGGGACTTCTCGTATTACCCGACGTACGTCTCGAACCTGATCGACGACGCGGGTGGGCGCGGCTTCGTGCCCGAGTTCGCGGGGCGCACGCCCGATCTCTTCCTCGAGCTGCCCTCGGTGAGCGACCTCGCGACGCTCACCGATCCGACCGACCTCCTCCAGCAGCTGCGCGGCCGCGGGTTCGTCGGCGACTCGCAGCTCCTCGGCATCCTCGCGCGCTTCCTGCCGCCGCCTGCGATGTACGCGAGCGATCCGAGCCAGTACTACAACTGCCTCTTCTTCTCGTGGGGCTCGGCCGCGACGTGCGGCTTCGACGGCGAGCTCGACGCGGCGGGGCTCGTCGCCGCGCTCGAGACGCAGATCGTCGAGCCGCGTCGCGAGGCGCAGCAGATGCTCGCGCGGCACGCGCGGCTCACGCGCCTCTTCACGACGATGAGCGCCGACGAGATGACGCTCGACCCGACGTTCTCGCTCGACTCGGGCCTGCCCGACGTTTCGAACGCGCACGTCGCGACGGTCGTGACGGAGTGCAGCGAGCAGTACCTGCACTGGACCGCGCCGCAGCGCATCGAGCTGCCGAGCGGTCGGGCCGAGCGGTGGCGCGAGGGCATCGCGTACGGCGGGAGCGACGAGGACCTCTGCGACGACATGCGCAGCGGCGACTTCGCGCCGTGGACGTCCGAGGATCGCCTGCGGGCGACGGCAGCGCGCCGCGCGCTGCGTCCGGGCGGAGGAGGACCGCGCTGCGCGGCGAGCGCGAGCTCGCGCGCAGGAGGAGCCAGCGTGCTGTTGGCCGTCGGTGTGGTGATCGCGCTCGCGATCACGCGCCGCCGGCGTTGA
- a CDS encoding RNA polymerase sigma factor produces the protein MDDRMTWAMPQTNPDPIEDPIERSIRAGAFRDAIALCARMHGAPLGRLCMAMLGSQAEAEECVQEVLLAAHDAFPSYRGEGTVRAFLFGIARRMCARRLEMRGRRERRLRLVHDADAPSSDPEGLLEARREAEKVRDALERLKPSERDAVVMRYQGGLEYREIAAACGIDEPAARKRVSRGLARMKELLSEVER, from the coding sequence ATGGACGACAGGATGACCTGGGCGATGCCGCAGACGAACCCGGATCCCATCGAGGATCCGATCGAGCGATCGATCCGGGCGGGCGCGTTCCGAGACGCGATCGCCCTGTGCGCGCGCATGCATGGAGCGCCCCTCGGGCGGCTCTGCATGGCGATGTTGGGGAGCCAAGCCGAAGCGGAGGAGTGCGTGCAGGAGGTCCTGCTCGCCGCGCACGACGCGTTCCCCAGCTACCGCGGGGAAGGCACGGTGCGCGCGTTCCTCTTCGGCATCGCGCGACGGATGTGCGCGCGACGGCTCGAGATGCGAGGACGACGCGAGCGCCGGCTGCGGCTGGTGCACGACGCGGACGCACCGTCGAGCGACCCGGAAGGGCTGCTCGAGGCGCGACGCGAAGCGGAGAAGGTGCGCGACGCGCTCGAGCGACTGAAGCCGAGCGAGCGCGACGCGGTGGTGATGCGGTACCAGGGCGGCCTCGAGTACCGCGAGATCGCCGCAGCGTGCGGCATCGACGAGCCCGCCGCGCGCAAACGCGTGAGCCGGGGACTGGCGCGGATGAAGGAGCTGCTCTCGGAGGTCGAGCGATGA
- a CDS encoding extensin family protein: MIERDARGLVAAITVLLSFVALVALAAAVATRPEPEVRAPSVVSIDAGIERVDAGAAEVAPTPRVEVPYALDDLPRDGAQLAEGCPEVPLVDHAGDPVPWRPALRVHPALVPAVRALERAIVETAILTYHRAPIRILSASSHRCRTMRGNPTRISEHALGNAVDLRGIVLDEGEEITIRDHWSATGEDAIHVRFWHALVRRMIDEQSFRGIVGPPRADHLDHLHFDHGRSRFTDVELP; the protein is encoded by the coding sequence GTGATCGAGCGGGACGCGCGCGGGCTCGTCGCGGCGATCACGGTGCTGCTCTCGTTCGTCGCGCTGGTCGCGCTCGCGGCGGCGGTGGCGACGCGGCCCGAGCCCGAGGTGCGCGCGCCGAGCGTCGTGTCGATCGATGCGGGCATCGAGCGTGTCGATGCGGGCGCGGCCGAGGTCGCTCCGACGCCGCGGGTCGAGGTGCCCTACGCGCTCGACGATCTCCCGCGCGACGGCGCACAGCTCGCGGAGGGCTGTCCCGAGGTGCCGCTCGTCGATCACGCGGGCGATCCGGTGCCCTGGCGTCCTGCGCTGCGCGTCCATCCCGCGCTGGTGCCCGCGGTGCGCGCGCTCGAGCGCGCGATCGTCGAGACCGCGATCCTCACGTATCACCGCGCGCCGATCCGCATCCTGTCGGCGAGCAGCCATCGCTGCCGCACGATGCGCGGCAACCCGACGCGCATCAGCGAGCACGCGCTCGGCAACGCGGTCGATCTGCGCGGGATCGTGCTCGACGAAGGCGAGGAGATCACGATCCGCGATCACTGGAGCGCGACCGGCGAGGACGCGATCCACGTGCGGTTCTGGCACGCGCTGGTGCGGCGCATGATCGACGAGCAGAGCTTCCGCGGGATCGTCGGCCCGCCCCGCGCCGATCACCTCGACCACCTGCACTTCGATCACGGCCGCTCGCGCTTCACCGACGTCGAGCTGCCGTAG
- a CDS encoding TerC family protein — MAEIWPWVIFNGFVLAMLALDLFVFHREAHRVRLREAAVWSVVWVALALAFCAGIYWFRGPEAGTQFLTGYLLEKALSVDNIFVFVLIFGYFRVPPQFQHRVLFWGILGALVMRGTMIAAGAFLVSRFHWILYIFGAFLVITGLRMATQSEHHIELESNPVLRLLKRIMPISRTYEGSHFFVQRETSPGRMQRMATPLFVVLVLIETTDLVFAVDSIPAVFAITTDPFLVYTSNIFAILGLRSLYFLLAGVVHRFHFLKLGLSAVLVLVGVKMLIADVVHVPIGLSLGVIALIITASIVASMIWPKERDEHDPLMAAHDPLKPRPDHTPAPVDVDRDERGGTESPV, encoded by the coding sequence GTGGCGGAGATCTGGCCCTGGGTGATCTTCAACGGGTTCGTGCTCGCGATGCTCGCGCTCGATCTCTTCGTCTTCCATCGCGAAGCGCATCGAGTTCGGCTCCGCGAGGCCGCGGTGTGGAGCGTGGTCTGGGTCGCGCTCGCGCTCGCGTTCTGCGCCGGGATCTATTGGTTCCGGGGGCCCGAAGCGGGCACGCAATTCCTGACCGGCTACCTGCTCGAGAAGGCGCTCTCGGTCGACAACATCTTCGTCTTCGTTCTGATCTTCGGCTACTTCCGCGTTCCGCCGCAGTTCCAGCACCGCGTGCTCTTCTGGGGCATCCTCGGCGCGCTGGTGATGCGCGGCACGATGATCGCCGCGGGCGCGTTCCTCGTCAGCCGCTTCCACTGGATCCTCTACATCTTCGGCGCGTTCCTGGTGATCACCGGGCTGCGCATGGCGACGCAGAGCGAGCACCACATCGAGCTCGAGTCGAACCCGGTGCTGCGCCTCCTCAAGCGCATCATGCCGATCAGCCGCACCTACGAGGGCTCGCACTTCTTCGTGCAGCGCGAGACGAGCCCCGGGCGCATGCAGCGCATGGCGACGCCGCTCTTCGTGGTGCTCGTGCTGATCGAGACGACCGATCTCGTGTTCGCCGTGGACTCGATCCCGGCGGTGTTCGCGATCACCACCGATCCGTTCCTCGTCTACACGTCGAACATCTTCGCGATCCTCGGCCTGCGCTCGCTCTACTTCCTGCTCGCGGGCGTCGTGCACCGGTTCCACTTCCTCAAGCTCGGCCTGAGCGCGGTGCTCGTGCTCGTCGGCGTGAAGATGCTGATCGCCGACGTCGTGCACGTCCCGATCGGGCTCTCGCTCGGTGTGATCGCGCTGATCATCACCGCGTCGATCGTCGCGTCGATGATCTGGCCGAAGGAGCGCGACGAGCACGATCCGCTGATGGCCGCGCACGACCCGCTGAAGCCGCGCCCCGATCACACGCCCGCGCCGGTCGACGTCGATCGCGACGAGCGCGGCGGGACCGAGAGCCCGGTCTGA
- a CDS encoding FecR domain-containing protein yields MNRNENMEKLLDELALVVDGDREAMERHADFLADDDEARDLKHDAMETAERLAEAGADYVPPADLEARLMAALDARAAGTVPAVEGTTRKTDPGFVLDPHAQAEIAKVEARMNEPAPIAERAVAPTVAMREVVEPAPREEAKKVEPARGNGLAKVIVLFGALGVAAAAAAALVVIGASMLGGGEEVAEGETETPVVIAQGATTGRVVEIARSSSDGASGVQVRAAGGAWQPATQGAEIAAGAAIRTDERTRARITLSDGSEMVLNHSTEVRFDPQQARRFELPAGEVLAEIAHLENGPNLGITVPTGRVEVLGTKFVLAATPESASVRVTRGTVRVHGANQGSREVKSGEEGVLRANAAPEVAPVMDLARSLSWSELNNVVAQDDPETTLPGIGSLRARRPGEREDRERPLTLARHDVRVRIVGNVARTEIEEVFRNDSDATLEGIYRFPLPADAQIARLALDVNGVMEEGAFVARERAQRIWRGVIRNATPVAERRPTEEFIWVPGPWRDPALLEWQRGGQFELRIFPIPAHGERRVVIAYTQTIAPTAEGRRYVYPLAHSRDESLRVGEFNVDVRVANAQRVNASGYQVRSAADADATRLSYQQTGFLPNGDLVIDYAIPGGERELAFWTYQGDAAQAPPAQSRDQDREVIDLQRQIAADSRPYVAFALRPELPARTEGAARDYVIVVDSSQSMVGERFQRASRLVSGVIAEMDRRDRFTVLACDYECRSMEGTAENARMRVPSAGEMSQVSQWLSRVEPAGASDLIATMRTASRAGSAQRETSRRVHVIYVGDGVASAGHRSTAALSSEAERLATSAHVAFTTVGIGGDADATSLAAIARSGGGHYVPFVPGQRASLAALSVLETTYGVALRDARLELPSGLVEVAPERLPTIRAGEEVIVTARMSSASELSGDVVLRGTVGGEPFEQRYPVRLVPSTAAGNRFVPALWAAHRIEQIEAAGRGEDEARIVAMSKAYSVMSRHTSLLVLESEAMFRAFGIDRAEAPVAQWTGEDDVEGGTAIGALALPPSEMGGVGDVLAGGAVTSSASGAGRSGGGEAAAGFATSGTRAARRAPAEPTVTEAAPMAEEAEERSRGRAADSSAVAQTRDDFDRAWREQQQQAPQRPPAAAAPTPTVPAMRPRGPGQWMRRVYYRVGEIQEDGAPSFREQEQARLAEESLRMQPDSRDRHRAAVRALSRAGNLERALEVAEAWFSRDRLDPEALVARADVLARLGRRDEALRLLTGVVDVRPDDAALHTRLAGAFERAGDEARACAHRISLAEIRNEDAEIVADAVRCERMASHRELAQLLLDGVREDRARTRAATLAEQADDARRSRGEITVEASWPGGDDVDVALIAPDGSRLSWMGGRTTIVGEDARRDGRETIGLSRATVGNYLVEVARTSPEQRGAIRGTLRIRALDGTRTVPFVIDDGERESVARIVVRRESRMEAVGAGW; encoded by the coding sequence ATGAACCGCAACGAGAACATGGAGAAGTTGCTCGACGAGCTCGCGCTCGTGGTCGACGGCGATCGCGAGGCGATGGAGCGTCATGCGGACTTCCTCGCCGACGACGACGAGGCGCGCGACCTCAAGCACGACGCGATGGAGACCGCGGAGCGCCTGGCGGAGGCGGGCGCGGACTACGTGCCGCCGGCGGACCTCGAGGCGCGGCTGATGGCGGCGCTCGATGCGCGCGCGGCGGGCACGGTGCCTGCGGTCGAGGGCACGACGCGCAAGACCGATCCCGGGTTCGTGCTCGACCCGCACGCGCAAGCGGAGATCGCGAAGGTCGAGGCGCGCATGAACGAGCCCGCGCCGATCGCGGAGCGCGCGGTCGCGCCGACGGTCGCGATGCGCGAGGTCGTGGAGCCCGCGCCGCGCGAAGAGGCGAAGAAGGTCGAGCCCGCGCGTGGCAACGGGCTCGCGAAGGTGATCGTGCTCTTCGGCGCGCTGGGCGTCGCGGCCGCGGCGGCCGCCGCGCTCGTGGTGATCGGCGCGAGCATGCTCGGCGGCGGCGAAGAGGTCGCCGAGGGCGAGACCGAGACGCCGGTCGTGATCGCGCAGGGCGCGACGACGGGGCGCGTCGTGGAGATCGCGCGCTCGTCGAGCGACGGCGCGAGCGGCGTGCAGGTGCGCGCGGCGGGCGGCGCGTGGCAGCCCGCGACGCAGGGCGCGGAGATCGCGGCGGGCGCGGCGATCCGCACCGACGAGCGCACGCGCGCGCGCATCACGCTCTCGGACGGCAGCGAGATGGTGCTCAACCACTCGACCGAGGTGCGCTTCGACCCCCAGCAGGCGCGCCGCTTCGAGCTGCCCGCGGGCGAGGTGCTCGCCGAGATCGCGCACCTCGAGAACGGGCCGAACCTCGGCATCACGGTGCCGACCGGGCGCGTCGAGGTGCTGGGCACGAAGTTCGTGCTCGCCGCGACGCCCGAGAGCGCGAGCGTGCGCGTGACCCGCGGCACGGTGCGCGTCCACGGTGCGAACCAAGGCTCGCGCGAGGTGAAGAGCGGCGAAGAGGGCGTGCTGCGCGCGAACGCGGCGCCCGAGGTCGCGCCGGTGATGGACCTCGCGCGCTCGCTCTCGTGGAGCGAGCTGAACAACGTCGTCGCGCAGGACGATCCCGAGACCACGCTGCCCGGCATCGGCTCGCTGCGCGCGCGCCGTCCCGGTGAGCGCGAGGATCGCGAGCGCCCGCTCACGCTCGCGCGCCACGACGTGCGGGTGCGCATCGTCGGCAACGTCGCGCGCACCGAGATCGAAGAGGTCTTCCGCAACGACTCGGACGCGACGCTCGAGGGCATCTACCGCTTCCCGCTGCCCGCAGACGCGCAGATCGCGCGCCTCGCGCTCGACGTGAACGGCGTGATGGAAGAGGGCGCGTTCGTCGCGCGCGAGCGCGCGCAGCGCATCTGGCGCGGCGTGATCCGCAACGCGACGCCGGTCGCGGAGCGCCGTCCCACGGAGGAGTTCATCTGGGTGCCCGGCCCGTGGCGCGATCCCGCGCTGCTCGAGTGGCAGCGGGGCGGTCAGTTCGAGCTGCGCATCTTCCCGATCCCCGCGCACGGCGAGCGTCGCGTGGTGATCGCGTACACCCAGACGATCGCGCCGACGGCCGAGGGCCGTCGCTACGTGTACCCGCTCGCGCACTCGCGCGACGAGTCGCTGCGCGTCGGGGAGTTCAACGTCGACGTGCGCGTCGCGAACGCGCAGCGCGTGAACGCGTCGGGCTACCAGGTGCGCAGCGCAGCGGACGCCGACGCGACGCGTCTCTCGTACCAGCAGACGGGCTTCCTGCCGAACGGCGATCTCGTGATCGACTACGCGATCCCGGGCGGTGAGCGCGAGCTCGCGTTCTGGACCTACCAGGGCGACGCCGCGCAGGCGCCGCCCGCGCAGAGCCGCGATCAGGATCGCGAGGTGATCGATCTGCAGCGTCAGATCGCGGCGGACTCGCGGCCCTACGTCGCGTTCGCGCTGCGGCCCGAGCTGCCGGCGCGCACCGAGGGCGCGGCGCGCGACTACGTGATCGTCGTCGACTCGAGCCAGTCGATGGTCGGCGAGCGCTTCCAGCGCGCGAGCCGTCTCGTGTCGGGCGTGATCGCGGAGATGGATCGCCGCGATCGCTTCACCGTGCTCGCGTGCGACTACGAGTGCCGCTCGATGGAGGGCACCGCCGAGAACGCGCGGATGCGCGTGCCGAGCGCGGGCGAGATGTCACAGGTCTCGCAGTGGCTCTCGCGCGTGGAGCCCGCGGGCGCGAGCGATCTGATCGCGACGATGCGGACCGCGTCGCGCGCCGGATCGGCGCAGCGCGAGACGAGCCGCCGCGTGCACGTGATCTACGTCGGTGACGGCGTCGCGTCGGCGGGCCATCGCAGCACCGCGGCGCTGAGCTCGGAGGCCGAGCGCCTCGCGACGAGCGCGCACGTCGCGTTCACGACCGTCGGCATCGGCGGTGACGCGGACGCGACCTCGCTCGCGGCGATCGCGCGCAGCGGTGGGGGTCACTACGTGCCCTTCGTGCCCGGCCAGCGCGCGTCGCTCGCGGCGCTCTCGGTGCTCGAGACGACGTACGGCGTCGCGCTGCGCGACGCGCGCCTCGAGCTGCCCTCGGGCCTCGTCGAGGTCGCGCCCGAGCGGCTTCCGACGATCCGCGCCGGTGAAGAGGTGATCGTCACCGCGCGCATGAGCAGCGCGAGCGAGCTGAGCGGTGACGTCGTGCTGCGCGGCACGGTGGGCGGCGAGCCCTTCGAGCAGCGCTATCCGGTGCGCCTCGTGCCGAGCACCGCGGCGGGCAACCGCTTCGTGCCCGCGCTCTGGGCCGCGCACCGCATCGAGCAGATCGAGGCCGCGGGGCGCGGCGAGGACGAGGCGCGCATCGTCGCGATGAGCAAGGCGTACTCGGTGATGTCGCGCCACACGTCGCTGCTCGTGCTCGAGAGCGAGGCGATGTTCCGCGCGTTCGGCATCGATCGCGCGGAGGCCCCGGTCGCGCAGTGGACCGGCGAGGACGACGTCGAGGGCGGCACGGCCATCGGCGCGCTCGCGCTGCCGCCGAGCGAGATGGGCGGCGTCGGCGACGTGCTCGCGGGCGGCGCGGTGACGAGCTCCGCGAGCGGCGCCGGTCGGAGCGGCGGTGGGGAAGCGGCCGCGGGCTTCGCGACCTCGGGCACCCGCGCAGCGCGCCGCGCCCCGGCGGAACCGACGGTCACCGAGGCCGCGCCGATGGCGGAGGAAGCGGAGGAGCGCTCGCGCGGGCGCGCGGCCGACTCGAGCGCGGTCGCGCAGACGCGTGACGACTTCGATCGCGCGTGGCGCGAGCAGCAGCAGCAGGCGCCGCAGCGGCCGCCCGCCGCCGCCGCGCCGACCCCGACCGTGCCCGCGATGCGTCCGCGTGGACCCGGTCAGTGGATGCGCCGCGTGTACTACCGCGTCGGCGAGATCCAGGAGGACGGCGCGCCGAGCTTCCGCGAGCAGGAGCAGGCGCGGCTCGCGGAGGAGTCGCTGCGCATGCAGCCCGACAGCCGCGATCGTCATCGTGCCGCGGTTCGTGCGCTCTCGCGCGCCGGCAACCTCGAGCGCGCGCTCGAGGTGGCGGAGGCGTGGTTCTCGCGCGATCGCCTCGACCCCGAGGCGCTCGTGGCGCGGGCCGACGTGCTGGCGCGGCTCGGTCGCCGTGACGAAGCGCTGCGCCTCCTGACCGGCGTGGTCGACGTGCGGCCCGACGACGCGGCGCTCCACACCCGTCTCGCCGGCGCATTCGAGCGTGCGGGCGACGAAGCGCGCGCGTGCGCGCACCGGATCTCGCTCGCCGAGATCCGCAACGAGGACGCCGAGATCGTGGCGGACGCGGTGCGCTGCGAGCGCATGGCGAGCCACCGCGAGCTCGCGCAGCTCCTCCTCGACGGAGTGCGCGAGGACCGTGCGCGCACCCGCGCTGCGACGCTCGCCGAGCAGGCGGACGACGCGCGCCGCAGCCGCGGCGAGATCACGGTGGAGGCGAGCTGGCCGGGCGGTGACGACGTCGACGTCGCGCTGATCGCGCCCGACGGCTCGCGCCTCTCGTGGATGGGCGGGCGCACGACGATCGTCGGTGAGGACGCGCGTCGCGACGGGCGCGAGACGATCGGGCTCTCGCGCGCGACGGTGGGCAACTACCTCGTCGAGGTCGCGCGCACGAGCCCCGAGCAGCGCGGCGCCATCCGCGGCACGCTGCGCATCCGCGCGCTCGACGGGACGCGCACCGTGCCCTTCGTGATCGACGACGGCGAGCGCGAGAGCGTCGCGCGCATCGTGGTGCGTCGCGAGAGCCGCATGGAGGCCGTGGGCGCAGGGTGGTGA